In Acidisarcina polymorpha, the DNA window TTACTTCTGGGCGACCACCTGAAGCTTAGAGACCTTCGGCGCAACGGAGAATAGCTCCTCCGCCTTCTCCACTAGCTCCTGTGCGGCCTCGCCGTTCAGATGGGTTTCGCGAGCAGCTTCATCGCCAAAGGTGTCGAAGATCCAATAGGCTCCAGGCTCACCTTCAATTTTCGCCGCGTGCCAAGACAGCGTTCCAGACTCTTTTCTTGCTAGCGAGGCCTCCTTCTCGAGAAATGCCTCGACTTCCGATTCCTTTCCCGGTTTCGCCTTCAACTCCACAAGCAACGCGAACTTAGCCATTTCGATCTCCCTTTCTTGAGCGGTGGTTTGGTTGATGGTTTCCGTCACTGCGAGGCTCTAGGCTTCCGACTTGAATGCCGGATCGAGTTCCGTATGGGAGATGTGATCCAGGTAATTGCTCATCGTCTTGAGAGCGACGCCTATCAGAACCTCAAGTACCTGCTCCTTTCTGTATCCGGCAGCAAGAAAGCTATCCATGACTTGCGCCCGCACGTGGCCGCGCTCAGCAACGATCTCCTTGGTGAGGGCGACGAGCGCGTCTAACTTCGGGTCGGAGACAGGCTGGTTGGACCTCACTGCGGATACTACGTCGGCCGGCACATGCAGGAAAGCCTTCAGCACCGTGCTGTGTGCTGCGGTGCAGTAACCGCAATGATTCACAACGCTGGCGGCGAGGAAGACGACTTGGCGTTCCGCTGCAGTGAATGTCCCCTTGTCGAATGTTTTTTCCAAACCTATGTAGCCTTCGAGCAAAGTAGGAGAGTTTGCAAAGACTCCAAAAAGGTTGGGAATGAACTTAAACGACTTCTGGACACCTTCCAGAAGCGGTCGAGACTTCTCAGGCGCGTTGTCCACACCTAGAGGTGAGAAGAGGGCTGTTTGCGTATTCATGTGCTGGTTCCCTTCATACGACTAATATAAAGACAGACACCTCTGTCTGTTTTAAGAGGAGTATAGACAGATATCTCTGTCCGCCGTCAAGATCAATTTGATGAACACACAAACCCAACCCGATCCACGACAGAGAATTCTGGACGTGGTCGACCGGCTCTTCTACACGGAAGGGGTCCGCGCGACCGGCACCGAGAAGATCATGTCCCTCGCCAAAGTCGCAAAGGCGACGTTTTACCATCATTTCGAAAGCAAGGACGCCCTGGTGCTCGCATACCTCGAAAACCGCGACCGAGCTCTTTGGGACTATCTTTCTCAGCCCACTCCCCCAAAGGACCTGCGTGAGGCCCTGACCAAATTCGAACAATATGCGAACCGGCCCGAAGTAGTCGGCTGCCCGTTCCTTCGTATCGCAACCGAGTTCCCAGATACCGCCCATCCGTTCCATCGCCTGGCGATCGAACACCAAAACAAAATTGTTGACTACCTGGCCGACTTGCTAAAGTCCTTAGTAACCGATAAGAGGGCTGCGGCGGCGGCGATCCTTGGCGTCATCGATGGAGCCTTCTCCATTCGAATGCTCTATGGGACCTCGAAGGAGGTTTTGATTGTCTCGCCCGCCGAGGCAGTGTTCAAGAGCTTTCAGAGCGCGGGAGCTCCGCGCCGCAGATGATTGGCTGGCGGTCGCAGCATACCGCAAAGAGCCAAGACTAATGTCGATAACGCTGCCGAAATGCGACTGACAAATCGCCGAGTAATGAAAGCCCGGTGACGCGAAGCGAAAATTTATGGCGTAAATGACTATCGATCAGGTGGTCGCTGAAGCTTCGATCAGAACCAGCCAGTGGTCCTGCTGCGAGGCGAGATAGTTGTTGAAGTTATAGCTCACCTGATGAATCGCATTTCGCCGGGCATCATCTGGGCTGGTCGCAATATCGTGCAGGATCATCAAGGTGCCGAGAATGCAGCCATTCGCACAAGCCGCCTCGATGACCGCTTGCTTCAGGGCTGCGAAAACGCTGTGGGCCTGACTCGTTCGCCTAACCTAGCAAGCGTTTCCGGTACGGAATGGGCCTGCTGAGGTGCACAAGGCCACGACTGCCATTAAGCTGCATTCGATTTCCCCTCAGGGGCTACTTTCCAGGCACGGCAGAGAACAGATAGACGAGTCCCTCCGTCAGGGTCGGATGGGTCACAATGAGGTCACGTAGAGCCGTATAGGGCAGCCCGGCGCTCATGGCCAGTTGGACAGGAGCCAGCAACTCACCCGCACTTGCTCCTAGAGCCGTGAATCCCAGAATGCGGTCGTCGTCGCCAATGAGAGCCTTGAAAAATCCTTCGGTCTCGCCGAGAGTGCGCGTGCGTAGCACGGCAGCCATGGGTAGTTTGGCTAGGCGATACGAGGTGCCTTGGCGCTTGGCATCATCTTCGCGCAAGCCAACGTGGGCGAGTTCGGGATCGGTAAACAGCGTATAGGGCAGCTGCCGCCCCGTGGTCACCCGGCTCTCGCCTTTGAGCGTTCGATAAACGATCCGATAGTCATCGTATGCAACGTGAGTGAAATATGGACTGCCGGCAGAATCCCCCACGGCATACACGCCGTCGGCCGTTGTTCGCAGTGAGGCGTCCACCCTGATGTGTCCGTTCGCGTTCAAGTGGATGCCGGCCTTGTCCAACCCGATCCCTTCGGTGTTTGGGGCGCGACCCGCCGCTGCAAGGATGTGTGTTGCCTTGACAACCTCCTCACCGGCTGCGCTCCTGATTCGTGCTTCAACGGTCTCTCCCGAGCGGCCGCTGACGGATTCCAGTGTGCTTCCCAAAAGGAACCGGATACCCTCCCCACCAAGCAGATGACCGAGCGTTGCAGAGACATCTTCGTCCTCGCGCGGTAACAAGCGCTCATTGCGATCAACGACCGTCACCCTAGAGCCGAAGCGCGCCATGGCCTGGGCAAACTCGAGCCCGACATAGCCCGCACCTATCACGAGCAGATGCTCAGGAAGGGTATCAAGCTCAAGCTCTTCCACATGCGTCATCGGCTGCGCCGCGCGCAAGCCAGGGATGTCAGGTACTGTAGCGCGCGATCCCGTATTCACGATAATGGTCTTTGCTGTGAGCAGCCGCGAGCCTCCGGCTTGGAGTTCCACGGATAACATGCGAGGGCCAACAAAAACGCCCTCGCCGCAGATGAATTCGACATGGTTGGCAGCGAAGCGCTTGTTGTGCACGTCCACGAGGCCATTGACCATCGCTCGCTTTCTGTCGCGAACGACCGTCATGTCAATACCGGGCGAAGGCAAGTTCATGCCGAATTCATTGAGCCTCTGTGCATACCACGCGACCTTAGCCGAGTGCACAATGTTCTTACTTGGAAGGCAGGCGATGTTGGGACAGGATCCGCCGATGTATCGCCGTTCAACGAGCGCTACACGCTTGCCGTCTCCCCCCAGTGTCCAGCTGAGATACTTGCCGGCCTCTCCGCTTCCAAGGATCAGAACGTCGAATTCTTCGGCCTGCGATCCTGTGCTATACGCCATCATGGCCCTCCACATTGCTATTTGTTGCGTTCGCCCTGTAACCTGACTTCGCCTCAAGCCCAGACATGCCGGTCGGCCCTCCGCACAGATGCGTGGTGCTCGCGAACTTACCTTGTCCGTCCAAGATCCTGTTCGTCGCTGAATAGCCAATGGTCATAGCGAGTACGAGGAGTGCCCCGGGAATCAGAGGGGGACTCGGGACCGGGATGTCGAAGTAGCGGCATCCTGCTCCCACCATGAAACTTAATACCATTCCAATGATGAGCTTCATCTGGCATCACTCCAGCGCGTATCTTGAACCGGAATCCTCGGTCCTCTGAGGACTCTACCGCGGAGTCGCAAGCGAGGCAATCACGTCTTTCCATTACGCCCAAACCTCTAATGGAAAGACATGATAGGCAACCGCCAAAGCTATATCTATTGTGATGGGCGGGGCGGGTGCTTCGTCTTGCCCACTTGAGCTTTGAAGGAATTCATCATGAAAGCTAACGCCGTTTTGTCCGATCCGGCCTCGGCCGTGCACTACAACACAACTCGCATCGGAGATGTCGATGTCTTCTACCGCGAAGCCGGCGCGAAAGACGCCCCCGTGCTCCTCTTGCTGCACGGCTTCCCAACCTCATCGAACATGTTCCGAAACCTGATTCCCCGCCTTGCAGGATCTTTCCACGTGGTTGCTCCCGATTATCCCGGCTATGGATTCAGTGGTATGCCGGACCGAAAAGAGTTCCCCTACACGTTCGAGAACATGACGAACATTGTCGAACAGTTGACTCTGAAGCTCGGCCTAGACAAGTACTCGCTTTACGTGATGGACTATGGCGCACCGATCGGCTATCGTCTAGCCATTCGGCACCCGGAGAAGGTTAGAGGCCTGGTCATCCAGAACGGCAATGCCTACGAGGAAGGACTTCTGGAGTTCTGGGATCCGATTAAGCAATACTGGGGCGAAGCAACGCACGAAAATCGCGCGGCTCTTGAGTACCTGACCAAGCCGGACGCAACCAAGTGGCAGTACCATAATGGCGTGGCTGACACGAGCCTGCTTGACCCGACGACCTGGACGCTCGATCAAGCCGGGATGGATCGGCCAGGCAATGCGGATATCCAGCTGGACATGCTCTATGACTACCGGACCAATGTTCCGCTGTACCCACAATTTCAGAAGTTCTTCCGCGAGTACCAACCTCCGGCCCTGATCGTGTGGGGCAAGAAGGACTACATCTTCCCGGCCGAGGGTGCGGCACCCTATAAGCGGGATCTGCCAAACGTTGAGACCCACCTGCTCGATACGGGTCATTTTGCTCTTGAAACCCACGGTGAGGAGATCGCCTCGCGCATCAAGGACTTCTTCGGGCAGCAACGTGGGTAACCAGCCGAGACCGTGGGTGGTACGTTAGCGGGCCACCCACGTGTCTGGAAGAAGCGAGGGTCTATGAGTTTTGGATCGCTCCTCTTCACGCCAGTCGTGAAGGAGCTTCAAGAGCGTTACGGCAGCCGACGGCAGTACGAAAGGATTGCCGCGTCCGAAACTCACGATGGCCTTTCGCCCTTTGAAGTCGAGTTTCTGTCAGAACGCGATCATTTTTACTGGGCGACCATAGGATCAACCGGATGGCCCTACGTGCAGCACCGCGGCGGGCCAAAGGGCTTTCTGAAGGTCGTCGACCATCACACTCTGGCATTTGCAGACTTCTCAGGAAATAAGCAGTTCATCAGTACTGGAAACCTGCTCACGGACAACAGGGTAGCGATGATCCTCGTTGATTACCCGCGACAAGCGCGCCTCAAAATCCTGGGGCGCGTCGAAGTTTTCGAAGGAGAGAAGGCTGCTCCCTGGATTCAGCGTGTGAAGGTCTCTGGATACAAGGCCACCATAGAGCGGGTCTTCGTCATTCACGTCGAGGCATACGACTGGAACTGCCCGCAACACATTACTCCGCGCTATACCGCTGAGGAAAT includes these proteins:
- a CDS encoding alpha/beta fold hydrolase produces the protein MKANAVLSDPASAVHYNTTRIGDVDVFYREAGAKDAPVLLLLHGFPTSSNMFRNLIPRLAGSFHVVAPDYPGYGFSGMPDRKEFPYTFENMTNIVEQLTLKLGLDKYSLYVMDYGAPIGYRLAIRHPEKVRGLVIQNGNAYEEGLLEFWDPIKQYWGEATHENRAALEYLTKPDATKWQYHNGVADTSLLDPTTWTLDQAGMDRPGNADIQLDMLYDYRTNVPLYPQFQKFFREYQPPALIVWGKKDYIFPAEGAAPYKRDLPNVETHLLDTGHFALETHGEEIASRIKDFFGQQRG
- a CDS encoding putative quinol monooxygenase gives rise to the protein MAKFALLVELKAKPGKESEVEAFLEKEASLARKESGTLSWHAAKIEGEPGAYWIFDTFGDEAARETHLNGEAAQELVEKAEELFSVAPKVSKLQVVAQK
- a CDS encoding TetR/AcrR family transcriptional regulator, with amino-acid sequence MNTQTQPDPRQRILDVVDRLFYTEGVRATGTEKIMSLAKVAKATFYHHFESKDALVLAYLENRDRALWDYLSQPTPPKDLREALTKFEQYANRPEVVGCPFLRIATEFPDTAHPFHRLAIEHQNKIVDYLADLLKSLVTDKRAAAAAILGVIDGAFSIRMLYGTSKEVLIVSPAEAVFKSFQSAGAPRRR
- a CDS encoding DUF1427 family protein, with protein sequence MKLIIGMVLSFMVGAGCRYFDIPVPSPPLIPGALLVLAMTIGYSATNRILDGQGKFASTTHLCGGPTGMSGLEAKSGYRANATNSNVEGHDGV
- a CDS encoding pyridoxamine 5'-phosphate oxidase family protein codes for the protein MSFGSLLFTPVVKELQERYGSRRQYERIAASETHDGLSPFEVEFLSERDHFYWATIGSTGWPYVQHRGGPKGFLKVVDHHTLAFADFSGNKQFISTGNLLTDNRVAMILVDYPRQARLKILGRVEVFEGEKAAPWIQRVKVSGYKATIERVFVIHVEAYDWNCPQHITPRYTAEEIHHAVAATEEKIRALETENEALRQQLRHANAEAASKRTPDPPASKGHRAKT
- a CDS encoding dihydrolipoyl dehydrogenase family protein, translated to MMAYSTGSQAEEFDVLILGSGEAGKYLSWTLGGDGKRVALVERRYIGGSCPNIACLPSKNIVHSAKVAWYAQRLNEFGMNLPSPGIDMTVVRDRKRAMVNGLVDVHNKRFAANHVEFICGEGVFVGPRMLSVELQAGGSRLLTAKTIIVNTGSRATVPDIPGLRAAQPMTHVEELELDTLPEHLLVIGAGYVGLEFAQAMARFGSRVTVVDRNERLLPREDEDVSATLGHLLGGEGIRFLLGSTLESVSGRSGETVEARIRSAAGEEVVKATHILAAAGRAPNTEGIGLDKAGIHLNANGHIRVDASLRTTADGVYAVGDSAGSPYFTHVAYDDYRIVYRTLKGESRVTTGRQLPYTLFTDPELAHVGLREDDAKRQGTSYRLAKLPMAAVLRTRTLGETEGFFKALIGDDDRILGFTALGASAGELLAPVQLAMSAGLPYTALRDLIVTHPTLTEGLVYLFSAVPGK
- a CDS encoding carboxymuconolactone decarboxylase family protein, with translation MNTQTALFSPLGVDNAPEKSRPLLEGVQKSFKFIPNLFGVFANSPTLLEGYIGLEKTFDKGTFTAAERQVVFLAASVVNHCGYCTAAHSTVLKAFLHVPADVVSAVRSNQPVSDPKLDALVALTKEIVAERGHVRAQVMDSFLAAGYRKEQVLEVLIGVALKTMSNYLDHISHTELDPAFKSEA